One Streptomyces formicae genomic window, TCGAGGAGTGCGTCCACGTTGCCCGACTCCAGGGCCTCGTGGCCCCACGCGTCGAACTCCGACGACCACGCGGGGATGCCGCCCTGGCGCAGCGCGGCCAGGTTGTGCGTGAAGAAGCCGCTGCCGACGATCAGCACGCCCTCGTCGCGCAGCGGCGCCAGCTTGCGGCCGATGTCCATGAGGCGGCGCGGGTCGAGGGTCGGCAGGGAGATCTGGAGGACGGGGATGTCGGCGTCCGGGTACATCTCCACGAGCGGGACGTACGCGCCGTGGTCGAGGCCGCGGTCCGGCACGTCCTGCACGGGCGTGCCGGGGGCGCGCAGCAACGCGCGTACGGAGGCGGCCAGTTCCGGTGCGCCCGGCGCCGCGTACGTCACCTCGTAGTAGTGCTCGGGGAAGCCCCAGAAGTCGTACACCAGCGGCAGCGTCTCGGTGGCGCCGAGGGCCAGCGGGGCCTCTTCCCAGTGCGCGGAGACCATGAGGATCGCCCGGGGGCGCGGCAGCTCCGCGGACCAGGCGGCGAGCTCGCCGGGCCAGAGCGGGTCGTCGGCGAGCGGCGGGGCGCCGTGGCTGAGGTACAGGGCGGGCATGCGGGTCGTCGTCATCACGCACCTCCGGGGGGGCGACCAAGATCTCGTAGGAAATACGCCTACGAAGCACTGGATACTTGAACTCTCAAGCTCTACGGTCCCAGCGTACGCATGGTTTGTTCAAGATTCAAGGAAGGGCCTCGTACAGTGGAGTACATGGATATGGCACCCACTCCGCCCCCGGCCGAAGAGCCGCGCTGGCTGGACGGCGACGAGCAGCGCGTTTGGCGGGTCTACCTACAGGCGACCACTCTCCTCGACGACCACCTCGATCGCCAGCTACAGCGCGACGCGGGCATGCCGCACGTGTACTACGGCCTATTGGTCCAGTTGTCCGACGCCCCCAGGCGACGGCTCCGGATGACCGAATTGGCCAAGAAGATGAAGATCACCAGGTCCCGGCTCTCCCACGCGATCGCCCGCCTGGAGAAGAGCGGGTGGGTGCGCCGCGAGGACTGCCCCTCCGACAAGCGCGGGCAGCTCGCGATCCTCACGGACGAGGGCTTCGACGTCCTGCGCAGGACCGCGCCGGGACACGTCAGCGCCGTCCGGCAGGCGCTGTTCGACCGGCTCACCCCGGAACAGCAGAAGTCCCTCGGCGAGATCATGACGATCGTCGCCGAGGGACTTCAGCCTCAGGAGGCCGGGGCGGACCTCCCCTGGCTCCGTTAGGCGGGCTTGCGAGCGGGATGACGAACGGGCTTGCGCCTGTCGCGCGCGGGCCCGGTCAGTGGGCCATCACCGGCACCTTCAGCTCGTCCTCCACGCCGTCCTCGGAACCGGCGGAGGCCGAAGTGCCGCCTTGGGCGCCGGTGTTGATGAACGTCGCCGCGATCAGCGCGGAGACCGCCAGGATGCCGACCGCCCACCAGATGGCGCTGGTGTAGCCCTCGACCATGGCCTGCGCCTGGAGGAGCTTGGGGTTGGTGGCGCCCAGCGCCGCGTGGTCCGTGAGGTACGCGGTGGTCGCGGAGGCGGCGATGGTGTTCAGGAGGGCGGTGCCGATGGCGCCGCCGACCTGCTGCGAGGTGTTGACCATCGCGGAGGCGACGCCCGCGTCACGGGCCTCGACGCCGTGCGTGGCCAGGGACATGGCGGGCATGAACGCCGTACCCATGCCGAGGCCCAGCATCAGCTGCGCGGGCATGATCAGACCGGCGTACGAGGAGCCGATCTCCAGCTGCGTCAGGAGCAGCATGCCGAGGGCGGCGAGCAGGAAGCCCGGGGCCATCAGCAGGCGCGGCGGGACGCGGGTCATCAGGCGGGCGCCGATCTGCGTGGAGCCCGTGATCATGCCGACGATCATCGGCAGGAACGCGAAGCCGGTCTTGACCGGCGAGTAGCCCTTCACGATCTGCAGGTAGTACGTGAGGAACAGGAACAGGCCGAACATCGCGATGACCGCGAGGCCGAGCGACATGTAGACGCCACCGCGGTTGCGCTCGGTCAGGACGCGCAGCGGGAGCAGCGGCGACTTGACCTTGGCCTCGGTGAGGACGAACGCGGCGAGCAGCACGGCGGACGCGACGAACATCGTGATCGTCACGGAGTCCGACCAGCCCGCGGACTCGGCGCGGGTGAAGCCGTAGACGAGCGCGACCAGACCCAGGGTGGACAGGACCACGCCGGGGATGTCGAGCGGCGAGCGGTTGCGGCCGCCGGCCGGCTCACGGATGACGAAGTACGCGCCGAGGGCGGCGACCACCGCGAACGGGATGTTCACGAAGAAGGTCCAGCGCCAGTTCAGGTACTCGGTGAGGAAGCCGCCGAGGATCAGGCCCACGGCACCGCCACCACCGGCGATCGCGCCGTAGATGCCGAACGCCTTGGCGCGCTCCTTGGCGTCGGTGAACATCACCGCGAGCAGCGAGAGGGCGGCGGGCGCGAGCAGCGCGCCGAACACGCCCTGGAGGGCGCGGGCGCCCAGCATCATGGCTTCGCCGGTCGCGGCGCCGCCGAGCGCGGAGGCCGCGGCGAAGCCGATGAGGCCGGTCACGAAGGTGCGCTTGCGGCCCCACAGGTCGGCGATGCGGCCGCCGAAGAGCAGCAGACCGCCGAAGGCGAGCGCGTAGGCCGTGATGACCCACTGGCGGTTGCCGTCGGATATGCCGAGGTCCTGCTGCGCCGAGGGCAGCGCGATGTTCACGATGGTGGCGTCGAGGACGACCATCAGCTGGGCGAGCGCGATGAAGATCAGCGCTTTCCAGCGGTTGGAGTCGGATCCCGTACCGGGCCCTGAGCCCGGCTTGAGAGCTGTTTCAGACATGGATGTGCCCACCTAGCGGTACGGAGTGGTGAAAAGAGAGCTACGGGTTGCGCGTCAGGACGAAGTCCGAGGTCAGTGCTGCCGCAGGGCCTCCAGGGTCGTCGCCTCGCCCGGGAGTTCCGAACGGGCGGGAGCCATCAGACCGTCGAGGAACAGCTGAAGATGACGGTGGATGAAGCTGTCGGCGCCGGGGCAGGCCGTGCCCGGCAGCGGCCGCGCGAGCTGGGAGAGCGCGACCATCAGGTCACCGACGGCGATGTCGGTGCGCAGCTGTCCGGCCGCGCGGGCGCGCTCCATGAGCCCGGCGATGGCGCCTTCGAGGCGCTCGCGGCCGTCGAGCAGTTCGGGGTGGTACGGGTCGAAGCCTTCCGAGAGGAGCGGGCACAGGGCGCCGATCCGCTCGTCGGCCGCCGCGTGCACGAAGGTGCGCAGCGCGTCGAACGCCTTGCCCGGGTCCGCGTCCGCGGTGGCGATGCTCTCCTCGGCGTGGTCCGCGACGCGGTCCGTCACCGAGAGGACGACCTGGCGCACCAGTTCGGGGCGGTCGGCGAAGTGGCGGTAGACCGTGGCATTGCCGACGCCCGCCCGGCGCGCGACCTCGTCGAGGGGCACGTCGGGTCCGTGCTCCACGAACATCTCGCGTGCGGCGGCGACGATCCGCTCCCGGTTGCGCAGGGCGTCGGCCCGCGGTCGGGGCACTCGGCGCTGCGGTGCGGTGGCGGTGTCCACGGCTCCTCCTCCGGTTGTCGATCAGGGATTGCGGCGATGCGGGGAGCAAGTCCCCGTTTCGCGCGAACACAGATCTAAACGGGGAGAGAGTCCCCGGATATTTCCCGCCCCGGCCTCGAATTCCTGTGACCTGAGTCACATCCGTTTCTCCGAGAAACCCACGATCGGTCGCACCCAGCGAGCGCCCGCGCACCCCCCGGCACAGGGTGATCGGACAGGGTGCAGCCAGGACCGGCGGCTGCCGCGGAGGGAAGGCCCACGCATGCAGCAGCCGACCTGGCGGCGGATACGCCCCGCCCGCCGCGGTGTCGCCCTCGCCTCGCTCACGGCGCTCGCCCTCGCGGTCACCACGTCGGCGAGCACCGGCCGCCTGATGGAGGAATCGCCGAGCGCGGCGGGCCCCGTCTCGCTGGCCCGCAGTACCGCACTCGGCCCCTGCATGATCGGCGGGACGCTCGGCGTGCAGATGTCGGAGGGCGTCCCGACCGCACCCGGCTACGCGCGCTCCACCGGCACCGTCCGGGCCCTGAACCTCATGGTCGACTTCTCGGACGCGCCCGGTCAGGGCAGCGCGATGGACCGCCTCGCGGAGTTCTTCCCGCAGACCTCGGACTGGTTCCGCACCAGTTCGTACGGGCGCCTCGACTACCGGCCCGAATCGCCGGTCCCGCACTGGCTCCGGATGCCCAAGACCTTCGCCGAGTACGGCATAGAGCGCGGCGCCCCCTTCGACCCGGGCTACCGGGAACTCGTCGAGGACATCGTGGCGGCCGCCGACCCGGACGTGGACTTCCGCTCGTACGACCTGGTGAACATCCTGATCACACCGAACGCGGGCCCCTCCGCGCTCGACACGGTCCTCTCGGTGACCTTCGCGGGCAACCACGAGGCGCCGATCGCCGACGGGGTGCCCGTCTCCAACGCGTCCTTCGTCTACAGCCGCCAGGACGACGGCTCCGGCAGCTACCGCGAGACCGGCTACCGGGTGCTGCCGCACGAGAACGGCCACGTCTTCGGCCTGCCCGATCTCTACACGCAGGACGGCGGCGGGGCGGCGGGCCACTGGGACATCATGAGCGAGGACTGGGGCGCCAACAACGACCTGCTCGCCTGGCACAAGTGGAAGCTGGGCTGGCTCGACGACGACCAGGTCAGTTGCGCGGCCAACCCCGGCACCACCGAGCACGTCCTTTCGCCGCTCGCGGCCCCCGGCGGCACCAAGCTCGCCTTCGTCCCGCTGAGCGCGAAGACGGGGTACGCGATCGAGGTCCGCACCCCCGGCGGCAACGACGAGGCGGTCTGCAAGCCGGGCGTCCTGATCTACCGCGTGGACGCGGACGTCGACACGGGCCGCGGCCCGGTCACGGTCGTCGACTCCACGCGCGACAGCGGCGGCTGCACGCGCCGCCCCAACGTCCACGCGGAGCTCTCCGACGCCCCCTACGGGCCCGGCGAGACCTTCACCGACCGCAAGACGGGGGTACGGGTGACGGTCGCGGGCGTCACGGACGAGGGGAACTACCGGGTGCACGTCACCCGGCCGTAGCGCCGGACCCGGCGACGGCGCCCGGCACGGTCTGGCGCACCTGCCGCAGGAAGGCGGCGTTGCTGGGCGTCTTCTTGACCTGTTCGAGCAGCGCCTCCAGGCTGCTCTGCCCGTCCCTGCCGCGCAGCGCGCGCCGCAGCCCCCACATGGCGGCCAACTCATCGGCGGGTACGAGGAGTTCCTCGCGCCGGGTGCCCGAAGGCGTCACGTCGACGGCCGGGAAGACGCGCCGGGCCGCGATGCCCGCGTCGAGCCTGAGCTCCATGTTGCCGGTGCTCTTCAGCTCCTCGAAGTAGTAGTCGTCGGCACGCGATCCGGTCTCCACGAGCACGGTCGCGAGCATGGTCAGGGAGCCGCCCTCCTCGGCGAGCCTGGCCGCGCCGAAGAGCTTCTTGGGCCCCTGGATGGCGGCCGCGTCGACGCCGCCGCTGAGCGTGCGCCCGCCGCTGGACGCCGCGTTGTTGTACGCGCGGCACAGCCGCGTCAGCGAGTCGAAGAGCATGACGACGTCACGGCCGTCCTCGACCATGCGCTTGGCGCGCTCCACGGCGAGTTCGGCGAGGGCGATGTGCTGCTTGGCGGGCCGGTCGAAGGTCGAGGCGAGCACCTCGCCGCTGACCGAGCGCCGCATGTCGGTGACCTCCTCGGGGCGTTCGTCGAGCAGGACCACCATGAGGTGGGCCTCGGGGTGGTTCTCGGCGACGGCGGCGGCGATCTGTTGCAGGAGGACGGTCTTGCCGGTCTTCGGCGGCGCGACGATCAGGCCGCGCTGCCCCTTGCCGACGGGGGCGACGAGGTCGACGAGCCGCCCGGCGACGGGCCCGCCCGCGGTCTCCAGACGGAGCCGCTCGCGGGGGTGCAGCGGGGTGAGCTCACCGAACCGCCGCCGCCCGCGCAGCGCTTCGGGCACGCGCCCGTTGACCCGGTGCACCCCGGTGAGGGTGCGGGCCCTGGATCCGTGCTCACCGTCGATCATGTCGCCGGTGCGCAGGCCGAGTTGACGGACGAGCGGTGCGGGCACCTGAACGTCGGTGGAGGCGGGCAGACAGCCCGGCCCCCGCAGGAACCCGCGTCCGTCGCGGGCGATGTCGAGAACTCCGTTGCAGGACACGGGAGTCGCGGTGCGCTTGGGCAGGGGTTGTGTCGCTGTTTCTGTTGCTGTGGCAGTCATATGTGGGTCCTTTCGCGGACATGCGAATGAGGGGGCCCGGCGGGGCGGCATGAACCACGCCCCGTACGACGGGCGGAACGCGCGCTTCGAGAGCGCGGAGAGAAGGCCCGAGGGGCCTGACAGTCCCCCGGGAATCCGGGAGGAAGGAAGAATTGCGGCTCCCGGCCACGGAAAGGGCCCGGAAGCGAAACACAGCACGGGCGTCCCGACGGGACGTACAACCGCACTGCTTGCAAGGTAACACACGCCTCCGACGCGGGGCAGGGGCCAAAAGACCCTGGCCCCACGCGGCACCGCAGCCCGCTCGACCGCGGGCTGCGGGCTGCGGGCTGCGGGCTGCGGGCTGCGGGCTGCGGGCTGCGGGCTGCGGGCTGCGGGCTGCGGGCTGCGGGCTGCGGGCTGCGGGCGAACGCTCCTACGTCACGGGGCGGTGCGGAGGTACGGGTGGGTGGGTGGGAAAGGTATCCGCCGCGAAGCGGCGGGACAGGGTCAGCTCACGACGGCCCGCGGCCGAACCGCGGGGACCACCACGGGCGCCCCGTCCGACGCCGACCGCAGAATCTCCGCGTCGATCCCGTAGAGCTCGCGCACAAGGGCTTCATCGACCACCTCACGCGGCGCCCCCGTGGCAACGATCCGCCCCGCCAGCATGGCCACCACCACATCCGCGTACCGCGCCGCCGCGGCCAGGTCATGGACGACCATCACGATCGTCCGTCCCTCCGCGGCGACCTCTCGTACGAGATCGAGCACCTCCACCGCGTGCCCGATGTCCAACGCGCTGGTCGGCTCGTCGAGGAGGACGACAGGGGTCTCCTGCGCCAGCGCCATGGCGAGCCAGCACCGCTGCCGCTGCCCACCGGACAGCTGGTCGATGCGCCGCTCGGCGAGCTCCGCGGTCCCGGTGGCGGCGAGCGCACGCGTCACCGCCGCCTCGTCCTCGGCGGACCACTGGCGGAAGAGCCCCTGGTGGGGATGGCGCCCGTACCGTACGAGCCCGGCGACGGTGACCGCCTCGGGGGCCTGCGGCGACTGCGGGAGCAGGGCGACGCGGTGCGCCGTCTCGCGCTGCTTGAGCCGCCAGATGTCCGCGTCACCCGCGAACACCCGCCCCGACGTGGGCTGGTGGAGCCGCGCCATGCAGCGAAGGAGGGTCGACTTGCCGCAGCCGTTGGGGCCGACGATGGCGACGACCTGGCCGGATTCGACGGTGAGGTCGACGCCGTCGACGGCGGTGTGACCGCCGCCGTATCCGGCGGTGAGCTGCTCGACGCGGAGTTCCACGGGACGTGCCTTTCCGGGTTCGAGGGGCTCGGCCCTTGCGACGTTGGCCAGGGACTCTTGCGGGATTGGCCTAAGGTAAGGCTAACCTTAGCGAAAAAGCATGGTCGCTGACGACCATCTCATCATGTCCCCTTGACCCCGGAGCTGTTGATGACCGTCCCCCGCCGCCCCTTCTCCATCGCCTCCCGACGCGCGACCTTGTCGGTCGCCGCGCTCGGCGCGGCGGCGCTGCTCCTGACCGGCTGCGGCTCGGACGACGGCTCCGACAACGACTCGTCGGGCAAGGCCGGTTCCGGCTCCGCCGACACCCGGACCATCAAGGACGCCACCGGCAAGGCCGTGAAGGTGCCCGCGCACCCCAAGCGCGTGGTGACGCTGACGCAGGAGGACCTCGACGCCGCCCTCGCTCTCGGCGTGAAGCCGGTCGGCATCACCAACGGCCAGGGCCTGGACAAGCCCCCGGCCTACCTCGCCGACAAGGTGAAGGACATCGACGTCGTCGGCAACCTGCTCCAGCCCGTGATGGACAAGGTCGTCGCCGCCAAGCCCGACCTGATCCTCGCCGGTGACATGCAGGACGAGCAGGTGCTCAAGCAGCTGCGCGAGATCACGCCCGCGACCGTCGTCACGATGGCGCCCACCGACGACTGGAAGCTGACCCTGCGGGGCATCGGCAACGCCGTGAACGACCTCCCGAAGGCCAACAAGGTCATCGCCGACCACGAGGCCGCCGCCAAGAAGGCGGGCGCGGAGCTCGGCAAGAACAAGGGCGCCGAGGTCTCCATCGTCCGCTGGAACCCGGACGGCCCGAGCTGGATGGAGAACAAGCAGTTCGCCAGCGGTGTCGCCCTGGAGATGGGCCTGAAGCGGCCGGGGAACCAGAACAAGGACGGCAACGCGCACACCCCTTCGCTCAGCCTGGAGAAGATCAACGAGATCGACGGCGACTGGCTGTTCCTCTCCACCCTGACCTCGGACGGCGAGAAGGCCCTCAAGGACGTCCAGAAGAAGCCCGCCTACAAGGACCTCGGCGCGGTGAAGAAGAACCACGTCGTGACCGTGGACGGCTCGGTCTGGTCGACCCGCGGCGGCCCGCTGGCCGCCGACGAGGTCATGAACGACTACGTCAAGGCCCTCAAGAAGTAGCGCCCCGGGCGTGGGCGGTGGCGGCCGCGAAGTCGGCCGCCGTCCACGCCATCCCCAACGCGCCGTCGAGCAGCGCCTGTTCGGCGGCCGGGGACACGGCGGCCTCGGCGAACTCCCGCTCGTGCGGGCCGCAGGCGCCGCCGCTGATGTCCAGGACGGGGTGGATGGACGGCACCAGGTGCGAGACGTTGCCCATGTCCGTGCAGGCGAAGGGCTCACGCTCGACCGGCTCGGCACGCCCGAGCGCCCGCGCGTTCGCCGTCCACAGGGCGATCAGCGCGGGGTCGCCGCGGAAGTCGAGGTAGTCCGGTTCGGGCCGCTCCAGGGTGACCTCGCAGCCGGTCGCGAGGGCTCCGGCGCGGAAGCAGTTCTCCACGCGTTCGCGCAGCTCGCGCAGGTCCTCGGCGGCCAGCGCCCGGATCTCGTACTCGGCGGTGGCGCGGTCGGGTATCGCGTTCGGCGCCGTACCGGCCGACGTGGTGACGCCGTGCACCCGCCACT contains:
- a CDS encoding M6 family metalloprotease domain-containing protein — encoded protein: MQQPTWRRIRPARRGVALASLTALALAVTTSASTGRLMEESPSAAGPVSLARSTALGPCMIGGTLGVQMSEGVPTAPGYARSTGTVRALNLMVDFSDAPGQGSAMDRLAEFFPQTSDWFRTSSYGRLDYRPESPVPHWLRMPKTFAEYGIERGAPFDPGYRELVEDIVAAADPDVDFRSYDLVNILITPNAGPSALDTVLSVTFAGNHEAPIADGVPVSNASFVYSRQDDGSGSYRETGYRVLPHENGHVFGLPDLYTQDGGGAAGHWDIMSEDWGANNDLLAWHKWKLGWLDDDQVSCAANPGTTEHVLSPLAAPGGTKLAFVPLSAKTGYAIEVRTPGGNDEAVCKPGVLIYRVDADVDTGRGPVTVVDSTRDSGGCTRRPNVHAELSDAPYGPGETFTDRKTGVRVTVAGVTDEGNYRVHVTRP
- a CDS encoding TetR/AcrR family transcriptional regulator, which gives rise to MDTATAPQRRVPRPRADALRNRERIVAAAREMFVEHGPDVPLDEVARRAGVGNATVYRHFADRPELVRQVVLSVTDRVADHAEESIATADADPGKAFDALRTFVHAAADERIGALCPLLSEGFDPYHPELLDGRERLEGAIAGLMERARAAGQLRTDIAVGDLMVALSQLARPLPGTACPGADSFIHRHLQLFLDGLMAPARSELPGEATTLEALRQH
- a CDS encoding MarR family winged helix-turn-helix transcriptional regulator: MDMAPTPPPAEEPRWLDGDEQRVWRVYLQATTLLDDHLDRQLQRDAGMPHVYYGLLVQLSDAPRRRLRMTELAKKMKITRSRLSHAIARLEKSGWVRREDCPSDKRGQLAILTDEGFDVLRRTAPGHVSAVRQALFDRLTPEQQKSLGEIMTIVAEGLQPQEAGADLPWLR
- a CDS encoding MFS transporter; its protein translation is MSETALKPGSGPGTGSDSNRWKALIFIALAQLMVVLDATIVNIALPSAQQDLGISDGNRQWVITAYALAFGGLLLFGGRIADLWGRKRTFVTGLIGFAAASALGGAATGEAMMLGARALQGVFGALLAPAALSLLAVMFTDAKERAKAFGIYGAIAGGGGAVGLILGGFLTEYLNWRWTFFVNIPFAVVAALGAYFVIREPAGGRNRSPLDIPGVVLSTLGLVALVYGFTRAESAGWSDSVTITMFVASAVLLAAFVLTEAKVKSPLLPLRVLTERNRGGVYMSLGLAVIAMFGLFLFLTYYLQIVKGYSPVKTGFAFLPMIVGMITGSTQIGARLMTRVPPRLLMAPGFLLAALGMLLLTQLEIGSSYAGLIMPAQLMLGLGMGTAFMPAMSLATHGVEARDAGVASAMVNTSQQVGGAIGTALLNTIAASATTAYLTDHAALGATNPKLLQAQAMVEGYTSAIWWAVGILAVSALIAATFINTGAQGGTSASAGSEDGVEDELKVPVMAH
- a CDS encoding ABC transporter ATP-binding protein, giving the protein MELRVEQLTAGYGGGHTAVDGVDLTVESGQVVAIVGPNGCGKSTLLRCMARLHQPTSGRVFAGDADIWRLKQRETAHRVALLPQSPQAPEAVTVAGLVRYGRHPHQGLFRQWSAEDEAAVTRALAATGTAELAERRIDQLSGGQRQRCWLAMALAQETPVVLLDEPTSALDIGHAVEVLDLVREVAAEGRTIVMVVHDLAAAARYADVVVAMLAGRIVATGAPREVVDEALVRELYGIDAEILRSASDGAPVVVPAVRPRAVVS
- a CDS encoding dioxygenase encodes the protein MTTTRMPALYLSHGAPPLADDPLWPGELAAWSAELPRPRAILMVSAHWEEAPLALGATETLPLVYDFWGFPEHYYEVTYAAPGAPELAASVRALLRAPGTPVQDVPDRGLDHGAYVPLVEMYPDADIPVLQISLPTLDPRRLMDIGRKLAPLRDEGVLIVGSGFFTHNLAALRQGGIPAWSSEFDAWGHEALESGNVDALLDFTHKSPAGHLAHPRTEHFAPLFVTLGTADATGDLTTQRSVIDGFWMGLAKRSVQLG
- a CDS encoding ABC transporter substrate-binding protein, which translates into the protein MTVPRRPFSIASRRATLSVAALGAAALLLTGCGSDDGSDNDSSGKAGSGSADTRTIKDATGKAVKVPAHPKRVVTLTQEDLDAALALGVKPVGITNGQGLDKPPAYLADKVKDIDVVGNLLQPVMDKVVAAKPDLILAGDMQDEQVLKQLREITPATVVTMAPTDDWKLTLRGIGNAVNDLPKANKVIADHEAAAKKAGAELGKNKGAEVSIVRWNPDGPSWMENKQFASGVALEMGLKRPGNQNKDGNAHTPSLSLEKINEIDGDWLFLSTLTSDGEKALKDVQKKPAYKDLGAVKKNHVVTVDGSVWSTRGGPLAADEVMNDYVKALKK
- the rho gene encoding transcription termination factor Rho, whose product is MPPRRAPSFACPRKDPHMTATATETATQPLPKRTATPVSCNGVLDIARDGRGFLRGPGCLPASTDVQVPAPLVRQLGLRTGDMIDGEHGSRARTLTGVHRVNGRVPEALRGRRRFGELTPLHPRERLRLETAGGPVAGRLVDLVAPVGKGQRGLIVAPPKTGKTVLLQQIAAAVAENHPEAHLMVVLLDERPEEVTDMRRSVSGEVLASTFDRPAKQHIALAELAVERAKRMVEDGRDVVMLFDSLTRLCRAYNNAASSGGRTLSGGVDAAAIQGPKKLFGAARLAEEGGSLTMLATVLVETGSRADDYYFEELKSTGNMELRLDAGIAARRVFPAVDVTPSGTRREELLVPADELAAMWGLRRALRGRDGQSSLEALLEQVKKTPSNAAFLRQVRQTVPGAVAGSGATAG